Part of the Sulfuricurvum kujiense DSM 16994 genome, CGGTAACGACCAATGATCCCGTCGTAGAATCATATGTGGCGGAGGTAATGGTCGGCGTTTGGACGTTACTGACCGTGATACCGTTGCCGGTAAGGTCGGCCACCACGGTCGCACTCGCGGTACCCGCCAGCCAATCTTCGGCGGCGGCGAGGTTGTAGGTCGTCGCGCCGGAGGATGCCGTACCGTTCTTGTTCAGTAGACCGTTTACGACCAACTGGTCGGCGGCATTGAGCGTAACGGAAAAAGTAGTGGCATTCGTAATATCAACGTCGGATGATGTCAGCGTATACGTTCCGCCTTCCCCTGTCACTGTCAGCATAGAGACCGCTACATCGTTGGTCGCGCCGGATTTGGATACCAGATTTGTACCGGTTACGCTGAGAACGTGGGTCCCGGCGTCATAGGTAGCCGAGGTCACCGTCGGTGCGGCATAGTTACTGAGGGTAATACCGTTTCCGGTAGTATCGGCGACGACGACAGCGGCATCGGCACCTGCCGCCCAGTCTTCAGCAGCGGCGAGATTGTAGGTCGTACCGCTCACCGCACTGGTTCCGTTTTTGTTGAGCAGGGTTTCGACGTTGATGAGATCCGCTCCGCTTAGTGTGACACTAAACGAAGTTCCCGATGTAATTTCTACTCCAGTTGCATTGGTCAGCGTGTAGGTACTGCCTCCTTCTCCGCTAAATGTCAGTTTGGTGAGGTCGATATCGTTAGTGGCACCGCTTTTGTTTAGGAAGCCTGTTCCGGTGACGGTTAATACATTGGTATTGTAATCGTAAGTTGCACTCGTAATGGTCGGGACGGCGACATTGCTCGCCGTAACGCCGTTTCCGGTAGTATCGGCGACAACGACAGCCGCATCGGCACCTGATGCCCAGTCTTCGGCGGCAGCGAGATTGTAGGTCGTACCGCTCGTCGAAGCGGTGCCGTTTTTGTTCATAATCTGATCGACTCCGGCAAGATCGGTAGCGCTGAGGGTGATCGTAAACACGGTGCCGGAGGTGATTTCGACGTTCGACGTATCGGTCAGGGTATAGGTAGCTCCCCCTTCACCGGTAAAGGTGAATTTGTTGGCGACGATGTCGTTAGTGGCACCGCTTTTACTTAGAAAGCCTGTTCCGGTGACGACGAGTGCCCCGGTACTCGCATTGTACGTCGAAGAGGTAATGGTCGGGACGGCGACATTGCTCGCCGTAACGCCGTTTCCGGTAGTATCGGCGACAACGACAGCCGCATCGGCACCTGCCGCCCAGTCTTCGGCGGCAGCGAGATTGTAGGTTGTACCGCTCGTCGAAGAAGTGCCGTTTTTGTCCATCATAAGGTTCAGTGCCGCTTTGTCGGTAGCGCTGAGGGTGATCGTAAACGCGGTGCCGGAGGTGATTTCGACGTTCGACGTATCGGTCAGGGTATAGGTAGCTCCCCCTTCACCGGTAAAGGTGAACTTGTTGGCGACGATGTCGTTAGTGGCACCGCTGAGTTTGAGAAAGCCCGTTCCTGTAACGACGAGTGCCCCGGTACTCGCATCGTAGGTTGCATTGGTAATGGCCGGTACGGCGACATTGCTCGCCGTGACGGCACTGGTTGCATCGGCAATAGTGCCGGCGGTAATCACGCTGTTCCAGTCATCGGCGGCGGCGAGATTGTAGGTGGTAGCACCGGTTGAAGAAGTGCCGTTTTTGTTGACGATCTGATTGAGTGCGGCTAGATCGGTAGCGTTGAGCGTCACAGAAAAACTGGTGGCATCGGTAATCTCGACATTTGAACTTGTGAGAGTATAGGTGCTTCCCCCCTCGCCGGTAAAGGTCAGTTTATTTACCGTAATGTCATTGGTAGCACCGGTGGTTTTGACCAGATTGGTGCCGGTCACTACGAGCGATCCGGTAGCGGCATCGTAGGTCGCCGAGGTGATAGTCGGCGTCTGCGTGTTACTGACGGTGATGCCGTTACCAGTGAGGTCGGCATTGCCGGTGCTGGCAACATCCCAGTCGGCAGCAGCAGCAATGTTATAAGTGGTTGTTCCCACAGAAGAGGTACCGTTCTTGTTCAACAACCCTTCAACGTTGATCTGATCGGTAGCATTCAGTGCAACGGTAAATTGCGTTGCTGAATCGATTTCGACGTTTGACGACGTCAGGGTGTAGGTTGCCCCTCCCTCACCGGTGAGGGTCAGTTTTGCGACATTGATATCGTTGGTCACACCGGCGGTTGCGGTCATATTGGTTCCCGTTACCACAAGAGAGTTGGTTGAGGCATCGTAGAGGGCAGAGGTTACGGTCGGTCCGGGTAATACCGGATTATCTATTTGAATATTATTGACACCTATCCACATCTGTACGCCGCTTTGCGGCGTAATTCTAACTTCATCAACATTTTGAAAAATAGATTGGGTTAAGCTCGCTGTACCGAATGTATTTTCATATAATGATCCGCCACCTGTCGTGTCCAAATTAACAGAACCTGTAGAAACATTGTTTTCAAAGCCCTCCACCTTTACAGGCTGACCACCGCTATCTGCAATAAATAAAGATTTAAACCAGAAATTACTACCGTCACTCGACTTAATGGTCATTAATGCTTGTGGTGCATTTGTTGCGTATCCAACCGTGATAACACTACCTGTATAAGGAGTTTCATAGGTCCAGTTTGTCCCCAAATCAGAGGTAAAATTTAAGACGATTCCCGCTATATCATTAGATGCAGTGCCATCGGTTGCCGTGGCAGCCGATGGAGAACTGGTAAACGTGACTGTGCCTGCTGCCAGTGTTTGATTGTATTGATTCAGCACTAAAGCAGGAGTATCAATCATGCCAATAGAGCTTTCCAGTATCCAATCACCGTTTTGTGTATTCGAGCCTGTCATGTCATTGGAAGCGGCGATGTCCGCTCCGCTCAACTGGGCGAGCTTGCCGATAAAATCGATGCCGCTTTGATCTCTAGCGACGTTACAGCCGTAGAGAAGGATATCTCCGTGTTCGGTGAGGCTTGCGCCGATTTGGCCAAGGGTGTCGGCATAGGTATTCAAGTTGTCACTGTTGAGGCTGAACGTTCCCAAGTTGATAGAACCGTCGCTCCCGTGGGAGAGGAGATGAATCGCGTCCAGATTCGAATAATCAGCCGTGATGGCCGCTATCTGCGCCAAAACGTCGTCGACGTTGTTCAGAACATAGACGGGAGTTCCCTCCGGAATTCCCTCTACGAGGCTCTGATAGTCGGTGACGTTGTCGAGGATGAAGGCAATTTGTTGAGGTGTAGCAGTATCCATGCGTACGAATCCTTATTTCTTAATGAAATGTAATAGAGGCAAAGCCATCCGTAAAAAGTTCCGTTTAGAAGCTTTTTACGGATAGCTCCGTCTTGCTCTAGAACACAAGACGGAATATATACTGATTATGGTCGCGGTGGATAGACTCCTCTGCTGACGACGCAATATTTCAGCCCCAATTCCGGCGAGATCGTCGGAACCGGCGCAGCGGCACCTGTAGTGGCGAGTGTAACGCTGCCGCTGCTGGTATCGCCGGACACTGTTATCCCCTTGACATTGACAGGACTTGTCATCGTATTGCTCCACATTGCGGCACTGTTTGAACCAGTTGTCGGTGTACCTGCTATAATCGTATGAGTGTTATCAGGTGCTAACACGTTTCCGCTTGTATTAGTGGAGACAGGAACCGTGACCGTGATAGGGTTCGTACCGCTACCCGGATTAAATGCCGCACTATGGGTGTGCGCCGGGAGATTGGCGACCGTGAGGGTTACATTCTCTTGACCGCGCGGTTTTGCAAACTGAACATTGGACGTATCGGAATTTTGCCCGTACCCTACCGGTGCGCGCCCGCGCAGGTCAGGGAGGGCGAAGTTTACTTTCCCGTCGCCGCCGAAATAAGGTCCAACCAGCGAATACAATGCTTGATTTTGACTGATAGTCAATAATTGTCCGTTTGCTTCGAGCGTTCCGGCAGGGCAGGCAGCGGCCGCCGTGGTGCAGATTGAACCCATATAATCACTGTCTCCGCATGCAAACGCGGAGGATGCGAAGGTTAGGGCAGTAAGGGCACTTAAGTAATAGCATTTCATATTTTTTCCTTTTTTGTATTCGGTATGATAAAATCAATTAAGGCTGAGGCGGGTACAACCCCGTAACGGTGACGCAATATTTTACGCCCAATGCCGGCGGAACCGTGTTGATCGCTTGAGAGCTTCCTGTCGGGTTCACCGTTACGCTCGCAGCCCCTGTACCGGCGGAAGCTGTTACACCCGCGATATTGATCGGGCTGGTCATCGTACTGGTCCACATCGAGGCGCTGGTTGGGCCGTTTGGTGTACCTGCCAGCGTATTATGAGTGCTATCCGGTGATGACAAATTTCCGCTTGTGTTCGCGGAGACAGGGATGTTGACGGTAATAGGATTAGTACCGCTCGGAGTAAACGTTGCGGCATGGGTATGTGCCGGGAGATTGGCGGCCGTGAGGGTTACAGCCGTTTGTCCCCGTTTTTGTCCGAGTACAACACCGGAGAGTCCGGGACTTTGCCCGCTGCTGACTGGCGTGCGCCCGCTAAGATCGGGGAGGGCGAAGTTTATTCTCCCGTCGCCGCCGTAGGTGGTCCCGATGAGGGCGTATAATGGTTCATAGTCGCTGATGCTCAATAGTCGACCGTCCGCCGGTAGGGAATAGGTAGGGCAATAGTTTGTTCCTATAGCCCAGACGGCGCCGACATAATCGTTCGGACTGCCGGCGTAGAGGGATGAGGTGAGGGCGAACGCCGCAAGGGTACTGATGTAATAACGTTTCATATTTTTTCCTTTATGAATATTTTTTAGAATGAAATCAATCATTTGGATTTTCCGGCCATGTTCCGCTGGTCGTGATACAAAATCGTACGCCGAGTTGCGGTGGGATCGTCGTAACCGCTGTCGGTGCAGCGGTGCCCGTAATACCGACACTCACGGTGCCCGTCCCCGTACCGCCTGAAGTAGTTACCCCATTGATATTGACAGGATTCGTCATTGTATTAGCCCACATCGCTGCGCCGCCTGGACCGCCGCTTGTGCCTGCCATAGTATTGTGAGTGCTATCCGGTGCCGGCAAGTTTCCGTTTGTGTTAGCGGAGACAGGAATATTGACCGTAATAGGGTTTGTGCTGCTGCTTCGTGTAAATGTCGCGATATGGGTATGGAACGTGGACTGAGTTAGAGTAGAGGTCTCTTGCCCCACTTTATCTCCGCGCTGAATCGTGTAGGATGTGCCGGGAAGCGGCCCCGTTCCAATCGGCATTTTCCCGCGAAGATTGGGTACGCCGAAGGTGGTTCTCCCGTCGCCGCCGTAGGTGTTGCCGTAGAGAGCTGCCAATGCCTGATACTGACTTACCGGATATATTGTTCCATCGGCCTCTACCGTATCTATAGGGCAATATTGTGCTGCCGTAGGCCAGATTGCACCGAAATAATCGTCCGGGTTTCCCGCAAATACGGACGATGCGAAGCTCAGCGCCGCGAGGGCGCTCAAATAATATTTTTTCATGTTTTTAACCCCTTCTTTAGTTTAACGATCTGCTCAGACTGTAAAAAATATTAATTTCTAATATTTTTTAATACCTAATCATTGTGCCATTATAATTCTTAAATGTTGCATTTTAGTTGCAAAATATTAAAATATATTTTTTGATCGTATTGAAACGATCTTGTGGTTATAACCGGTATATGATCAATAAGTATTAAGAACAGGTGAACGATATCAGGTAATAAAATGGCGTTATGTCATAAAAAAAGATGGAATCGGTGATCATGATAAAATATTTCAAATAAGACGCAAAGAGGGTTAGAGATGAAAATCACTGAGCATATTCGTGAATTCGGAAAGATGAAACGTTATCCTGAGTCTCTTTATTATAAAGGTTTGCCGTCTCTTCTTTCGCGTCCCAAAATCTCCATGGTCGGAACCCGCCGTCCCAACGCGTACACACGTTCTATGACCTATGAACTTTCCAAGAAGCTTTCTGTGGCGGGATTGGTGATTGTCAGCGGTGCCGCAGCCGGAGTCGATGCACTCGCCCATGAGGGGGCCGGTACGGCAAATACGATCGCGGTTTTGCCGTGCGGGATCGATCACCGTTATCCGGCATCTAATGGCATCCTGATCGAGTCTATCGAAAAAAACGGGTTGATAATAAGCCCTTTCGAACCCGACTTTTTGGCAACGCCATGGAGTTTTGTGGTGCGTAACGAGATCGTAGTGGCCCTGGGAGAAGCATTGATCGTGACTGAAGCCGATTTGAGCAGCGGAAGTATGCGCAGCGTCGAATATGCTATTGCTATGGAAAAACCGATCTATGTTCTCCCCCATCGTCTTCGAGAAAGTTCGGCCACACGTCAACTGGTGAGGGAGGGGAAAGCAAGTGCGATTGATGATATCGATCTATTTGTTGCACGAATGAGCCAAAAAGGGAAAAACAGCATCGAAGATACGCCGTTTATCGCTTATTGTCGAACCAATCCGATCTACGATGAGGCGGTAGTGAAATTTCCAAGCGAGATCTTTGAGGCTGAATTATCAGGGACTATTGAGGTGCGAAACGGAAGAGTCTGGGTGGGGTAATCAGGACTTAATGCTGTCCTGATTGTACTTCGTATCCGTAATGTTTTACGAGATAGTTGATGATCGTTTGCTGATCTTCTTTCGGGATCGGAGCTTTGAACTCATTAACCATTTTTTGTACTGTACCGGTCCAGTACGGACGGCTTTTTTTTCCTTGATTGAGGACATATCCGAATGAGTGGCAGATGAGGCAGTATTGCTGCGCTACTTCGTCGTGATCGCCCGCTTCGATCGGATAGTCGACGTAGGGGGTTTCGATAGGTTTGGCGACTTGGGCAAACAATGCCGAAGTGCTGAGTAATAGTGCACTAATCAATAGTTTCATTTTCATATTTTCTCCTTACACTATTTTCACGTTGACGTAGTCGACGGCATTGTATTGGTATCCCCCGGCATTCCAGCCGATCTCATCGGCTTGAGGCTGAATGTTGCCGATACGGTTAATCGCACGAACCATAATGATGTATTCGCCTTTTGCTTTCGGTTCCCATTGGTAAACCCATTGGCGGTAGGCGTATTTGCCGTTGTCTTTTTGCAACGCGGTCGCACTCCAGCTTTTCCCGCCGTCGGTAGAGATCATGACTTCTTTGATCCCTTTACCCTGATCGAAAGCGACTCCGGTAACTTTGACACGGGATCCTTTTTTGATCACGGTGTTGGGGGTAGGGTAACCGATGACCGATTTGACTTTCATCGCGGCGATCGGTTTTCGTTTATACTCAAAATCACTCCCAGAAATGACGCATTCGCAGTCATTGTCGGGTACGGTATAGGCGACATCCATGAAGAAAGATTTGCGGTACTCATCCATAACGGTAATTTCAGAGAGCATTTTGACCCAGCTGTCGGAAAAATGTCCCGGAATCACGAGACGAAGAGGGAACCCGTTGAGATACGGCAGGTCTTCGCCGTTCATTTCATAGGCAACGATCAGTTCGCCGCTGAGCGCTTCGTCGATTTCCATTTCGCGGAAAAACTTAGGGGTCGCATCGACGGCAGGCTTTTCGAGCCCGTTTACACCGACAAATCGGGCTGTCGCTTTGACTCCCGCCATATTGAGGATGTCTTTGAGACGGGCACCTTTCCATACGGCACACCCCATTGCTCCATGGCCCCATTGGACACCGTGGGTAGCTTGACCTGTTTTAGCATAATATTTACGGCTGTTTCCTCCGCATTGAAGAACGGAAGTAATTTCAACAGGCTCGAATTTAGACTTTAAATCATCCACACTCAAAGAGAGAGGTTTTTCGACGGAGCCCTGAACGCTCAAACGAAATTCGTGAAGGTCGATGTATGTCGGGATGTCCGGCATATGCCATCGGACAAAAAATTGATCGTTCGGAGTGATCGCCTGGGTGAAAATATCGCGCGGAGACTCCAGCAACGGAGGACGGTCGGAGATAACTTTGAGCGGTTTTTTTTCCGGAAATGCGATGACCGGAGGAACAAACTCTTTGGTATCGGTGATAATTTTAGGGGAAGATTCTTTTCCCAATAGGGTAGATGCGCCGAGTATCAGGCCTGCACCTAGAAAATTTCTGCGGTTAATGTTATCCATGATAATGCCTTGCAAAGGAATATCACTATTTTATCATAATTAGGAGTAATTTACAGTATAAGCATTGCATCACCGTACGAAAAAAAGCGGTAATTTTGATCAATCGCCTCTCGATAGATTCGGTGTGTCTCTTCCAGCCCTACAAACGATGCTACAAGCATCAACAAAGTCGATTGGGGAAGATGAAAATTAGTTAAAAGATGATTGATCCGAAGAGGGGGATTGTTCGGATGCAAAAAGAGATTGGCTTCTCCCTGAGTTTCTTTAGCTCTGACATGATATTCCACCGTTCTAGTAGAGGTCGTTCCGATACAGAGCAGGGGAAGATCACTGCGTATAAGGTTTTGTGCATCTGTGCTGATATGAAAGTATTCGGAGTGCATAGGGTGGTCGGTAATAACTTCCGCTTCGACGGGTTTAAAAGTGCCTGAGCCGACATGGAGGGTGACAAACGCGTGCGGATGAGATGAGCACACGGCGTCAAACAGCTCGTCGGTGAAATGGAGTGATGCGGTAGGAGCGGCAACCGCTCCCTCATGGTGGGCAAAAACGCTTTGGTATTCGCGCTCATCCTCCGAGTCGTCTTCCCGGCCCAGATACGGGGGGAGGGGAATATGTCCGATCTTTTCTAAAATAGGGAGGAGCTCTTCGAAACGTATGAGGTTTTCGTGGTGATAAAAGTTGACTTCACGGGAACCGTCATCATGCAGTTGAATGACTTTGGCATGTAGGGTATCGTCAAAAAGGAGAATGGTTCCGGTTTTGACTCTCCCTTTGATGTAGACATTGATGGCATAGGCATCGTGGGGGCGGTTGATGAGTAGTTCAATAGCTCCGCCGCTCTCTTTTTTTCCGTAAAGGCGTGCTTTGATCACTTTCGTATCGTTAAAGATAATACCGCAGTTTTCGGGCAAAAACGATTCGAGTGCATCAAAACGGGCATGAGTGATGGTTTTGTCACTTCGGTTGTAGACGAGTAGACGGGCGTGATCTCTGGGATGGATCGGATGGGTCGCTATGAGTTCTTCGGGGAGAGTATACTCATAGCTTGAGGTTAGGAGAGGATCGAGCATTTAGTCGATTGTCTCTTCTTCGTCTTCTTCGATATACGCCTCTTCTTTCGGGGCAGGATTGACAGCGCGAACAATCAAAATAGAGACTCCGTACAAAAGAATAAGGGGCATTGCCATCAAAATTTGGGTGATAACATCAGGAGGTGTTAAGACAGCGGCAATAATGAAGATTAATACGATAGCATAGCGGAAAAATCCCGTCATCATCTTGTCATCTATAAGTCCCAAAAGGGCAAGAAAATAGCATATGACCGGAAGTTCAAACGAAAGACCGAATCCGAACATGATTTTGGTGAAAAATTCGACATAATCTTCGATGTTGATCATCGGAACAAACGACGCACTTCCGAAGGCTATAAGATAGCTAAATCCAAACGGAGTGACGACATAGTAAGCAAATGCCGCTCCCATTGCGAACATAACCGTTCCGCCGACGACAAAAGGGATAAGCATCTTTTTCTCATTGGCATACAGACCGGGAGCGATAAAAAGCCAGAATTGGGTTAGTATGACAGGGAGTGCGGCGAGAAGTCCTGCGAAAAAAGAGACTTTCATCGCAACAAAAAATGTTCCTCCGAGCTGAGTAGTTGTAATCATACCCTCAGCCGCTTTGGTAGAGACTTTGGCAACGGAAGCGATTGCTTCAGCCAGAGGTGCGGTAACCCACGCCAAGAGGGCTTCGTGAAAGTTAAACATGACAAAAAACATGATGATAACGGCAGCGACACTGATACCGAGCCGTTTTCGTAGTTCGACTAAGTGGGGTTTTAAATCTTCAAACATCAGGCATTCTCTTCTACGGGTTTAGTCTCTTTCGGTTTTGGAGCAAAGGTAACAACCTCTGGCGCTTTCGGTGCGGAAGGGGCGGGAGGGGGGACATCGAGATTGATCTCATTTTTAAGGACATTGAGCTCACTGCCGATTTCGGTAACATTGGTTATTCTCTCCAACTCCGCACTTGCATCGGTCAGTTCTTTTTTATAATTGAGTGCCTCTTCTTTCATTTCGGAGAATTTCATCTCCTCTTCAAGTGTTGCCCGCGCGGAATTTACGGTACTTTTAACGCTTCGGAAAAACTTCGCGATCTCTACCATCGTGGATGGGAGTTTATCGGGTCCTAAAAATAAAATAGCGATAATAATGATGAGAAATATTTCGCCGATACCCATTCCAAACATGCAAGCTACCTATATATGTAATTTTTGATTAAGTGAGGATTTTAGCAAAATAAAGTTTAAAACCCTTCTACTCTGAGAGCGATTTCGTCCGCCAATAGAAAATCGGCATTGAAATAGCGACCGTTATCGTATTTGAGAATCCCCTCACGGCAGAGCAAATCGGCTTGATCTTTCTGTTTTTTACTCAAAAGAGCCGCATCAACTCCGACACAACTTCGAAATCCTAAAAAAAGTTTTTCACTTAACAGGGCAAAAGGTTCAATCTCTTCAGTGGTGAATTCGCAAGGGTGTTGAATATAGTATCCGACATCGGTACCGGGATAATAGCGGCGGTTCTCCAAAAATCCGACTGCCCCCGCGCCTAATCCGATATAGGGTTTATGCTCCCAGTAACCGATATTGTGGATGGATCGGTAGGTGCCGAAATTGGAAATTTCGTACTGTTCAAAACCTCTATCCGTGATTTCACGAAAAAGCCATCGGGTCAGTTCCAGTTTTTCATCTGCCATTTCGGGCGTTTTTTCAAAAGCCGTCTCCTCTTCGATGGTGAGAGCGTAGAGGCTGATGTGGTCGATCGGGAGGGAAAAGGCTTGATCTATATCCGCTTTTAAAAGGGGTTTAGTGTCCCCTTTTACCCCGTAAATCAGATCAATACTGAGGTGTTTGTATCCGATGGCGGAGGCGGTGCGGATCGCTTCGAGCGCATGCTGGGTGTGATGAGCGCGACCGAGAGTTTTTAATTTTTCGTTATTAAAGCTCTGCACACCGAAGCTGAGACGGTTGATCCCCAGCTCAAACATCCCCTCCATCCATGTTCTTGTGGCGCTGTTGGGATTGGCTTCGGAGGTGATTTCACAATGGGGAGCTAAATAGGGGTCAATCATTTCGAAAATAGGGCGATAAAGCGAGGGATCTACCGTAGAGGGGGTTCCCCCTCCGATAAATACCGTCTCTATCGGATTATCTTTACCGGCATTAAAACGGAGAAGTTCAGATTGAAGTTGGATAA contains:
- a CDS encoding phage tail protein; this translates as MKCYYLSALTALTFASSAFACGDSDYMGSICTTAAAACPAGTLEANGQLLTISQNQALYSLVGPYFGGDGKVNFALPDLRGRAPVGYGQNSDTSNVQFAKPRGQENVTLTVANLPAHTHSAAFNPGSGTNPITVTVPVSTNTSGNVLAPDNTHTIIAGTPTTGSNSAAMWSNTMTSPVNVKGITVSGDTSSGSVTLATTGAAAPVPTISPELGLKYCVVSRGVYPPRP
- a CDS encoding phage tail protein; translation: MKRYYISTLAAFALTSSLYAGSPNDYVGAVWAIGTNYCPTYSLPADGRLLSISDYEPLYALIGTTYGGDGRINFALPDLSGRTPVSSGQSPGLSGVVLGQKRGQTAVTLTAANLPAHTHAATFTPSGTNPITVNIPVSANTSGNLSSPDSTHNTLAGTPNGPTSASMWTSTMTSPINIAGVTASAGTGAASVTVNPTGSSQAINTVPPALGVKYCVTVTGLYPPQP
- a CDS encoding phage tail protein, yielding MKKYYLSALAALSFASSVFAGNPDDYFGAIWPTAAQYCPIDTVEADGTIYPVSQYQALAALYGNTYGGDGRTTFGVPNLRGKMPIGTGPLPGTSYTIQRGDKVGQETSTLTQSTFHTHIATFTRSSSTNPITVNIPVSANTNGNLPAPDSTHNTMAGTSGGPGGAAMWANTMTNPVNINGVTTSGGTGTGTVSVGITGTAAPTAVTTIPPQLGVRFCITTSGTWPENPND
- a CDS encoding DNA-processing protein DprA, with amino-acid sequence MKITEHIREFGKMKRYPESLYYKGLPSLLSRPKISMVGTRRPNAYTRSMTYELSKKLSVAGLVIVSGAAAGVDALAHEGAGTANTIAVLPCGIDHRYPASNGILIESIEKNGLIISPFEPDFLATPWSFVVRNEIVVALGEALIVTEADLSSGSMRSVEYAIAMEKPIYVLPHRLRESSATRQLVREGKASAIDDIDLFVARMSQKGKNSIEDTPFIAYCRTNPIYDEAVVKFPSEIFEAELSGTIEVRNGRVWVG
- a CDS encoding molybdopterin-dependent oxidoreductase, giving the protein MDNINRRNFLGAGLILGASTLLGKESSPKIITDTKEFVPPVIAFPEKKPLKVISDRPPLLESPRDIFTQAITPNDQFFVRWHMPDIPTYIDLHEFRLSVQGSVEKPLSLSVDDLKSKFEPVEITSVLQCGGNSRKYYAKTGQATHGVQWGHGAMGCAVWKGARLKDILNMAGVKATARFVGVNGLEKPAVDATPKFFREMEIDEALSGELIVAYEMNGEDLPYLNGFPLRLVIPGHFSDSWVKMLSEITVMDEYRKSFFMDVAYTVPDNDCECVISGSDFEYKRKPIAAMKVKSVIGYPTPNTVIKKGSRVKVTGVAFDQGKGIKEVMISTDGGKSWSATALQKDNGKYAYRQWVYQWEPKAKGEYIIMVRAINRIGNIQPQADEIGWNAGGYQYNAVDYVNVKIV
- the queA gene encoding tRNA preQ1(34) S-adenosylmethionine ribosyltransferase-isomerase QueA — its product is MLDPLLTSSYEYTLPEELIATHPIHPRDHARLLVYNRSDKTITHARFDALESFLPENCGIIFNDTKVIKARLYGKKESGGAIELLINRPHDAYAINVYIKGRVKTGTILLFDDTLHAKVIQLHDDGSREVNFYHHENLIRFEELLPILEKIGHIPLPPYLGREDDSEDEREYQSVFAHHEGAVAAPTASLHFTDELFDAVCSSHPHAFVTLHVGSGTFKPVEAEVITDHPMHSEYFHISTDAQNLIRSDLPLLCIGTTSTRTVEYHVRAKETQGEANLFLHPNNPPLRINHLLTNFHLPQSTLLMLVASFVGLEETHRIYREAIDQNYRFFSYGDAMLIL
- the tatC gene encoding twin-arginine translocase subunit TatC is translated as MFEDLKPHLVELRKRLGISVAAVIIMFFVMFNFHEALLAWVTAPLAEAIASVAKVSTKAAEGMITTTQLGGTFFVAMKVSFFAGLLAALPVILTQFWLFIAPGLYANEKKMLIPFVVGGTVMFAMGAAFAYYVVTPFGFSYLIAFGSASFVPMINIEDYVEFFTKIMFGFGLSFELPVICYFLALLGLIDDKMMTGFFRYAIVLIFIIAAVLTPPDVITQILMAMPLILLYGVSILIVRAVNPAPKEEAYIEEDEEETID
- the tatB gene encoding Sec-independent protein translocase protein TatB; protein product: MFGMGIGEIFLIIIIAILFLGPDKLPSTMVEIAKFFRSVKSTVNSARATLEEEMKFSEMKEEALNYKKELTDASAELERITNVTEIGSELNVLKNEINLDVPPPAPSAPKAPEVVTFAPKPKETKPVEENA
- the hemW gene encoding radical SAM family heme chaperone HemW — translated: MLLYIHIPFCDSKCSYCAFNSYVDKFALREAYMNALLIQLQSELLRFNAGKDNPIETVFIGGGTPSTVDPSLYRPIFEMIDPYLAPHCEITSEANPNSATRTWMEGMFELGINRLSFGVQSFNNEKLKTLGRAHHTQHALEAIRTASAIGYKHLSIDLIYGVKGDTKPLLKADIDQAFSLPIDHISLYALTIEEETAFEKTPEMADEKLELTRWLFREITDRGFEQYEISNFGTYRSIHNIGYWEHKPYIGLGAGAVGFLENRRYYPGTDVGYYIQHPCEFTTEEIEPFALLSEKLFLGFRSCVGVDAALLSKKQKDQADLLCREGILKYDNGRYFNADFLLADEIALRVEGF